In Dermacentor silvarum isolate Dsil-2018 chromosome 2, BIME_Dsil_1.4, whole genome shotgun sequence, the following proteins share a genomic window:
- the LOC119442384 gene encoding uncharacterized protein LOC119442384, protein MADSPGTRSASPPSRWAADAVAFVLKHSRAGIVPLCTNVAAILEQQDRLAHENENLGRELKNCKAMLSLPAGDDEVDDVGQNAHLPQHDAGPACATGHDASTSSFEPVTVSDVDNYRSVIVASLVNKKKKGSIDTLKVLRQLHQFGNPWVPLDSCICEACKSFEGTKASPKALTFNLLDKGHTAIIRRKLLGKICYVGHLDTSAPHWIWLGLDLPYPVGFCDGRLGGKTYFECKPCHGAFFNVSSVTAIIT, encoded by the exons ATGGCAGACAGTCCGGGTACTAGATCGGCGAGTCCACCCAGCCGGTGGGCTGCGGACGCTGTGGCCTTCGTTCTGAAGCATTCGAGAGCTGGCATCGTGCCCCTTTGTACCAACGTTGCCGCAATACTGGAACAACAGGATAG GCTCGCACACGAAAATGAAAACCTGGGTCGTGAACTGAAGAACTGCAAGGCAATGCTTTCGCTGCCCGCAGGTGATGATGAAGTTGATGATGTAGGCCAGAATGCACATTTGCCGCAACATGACGCAGG ACCAGCATGTGCCACCGGGCATGATGCATCTACAAGCAGTTTCGAACCAGTAACTGTAAGTGACGTGGATAATTACCGCAGTGTTATTGTGGCATCACTTGTCAACAAGAAGAAGAAAGGGAGCATTGATACACTAAAG GTTCTGCGGCAGTTGCATCAGTTTGGGAACCCTTGGGTGCCCTTAGACAGCTGCATTTGTGAAGCCTGCAAATCCTTTGAAGGAACCAAGGCATCGCCGAAGGCTCTTACCTTCAACCTTCTTGACAAAGGCCACACAGCGATAATTCGAAGAAAGCTCTTAGGAAAGATTTGTTATGTTGGCCACCTCGACACCAGTGCGCCACACTGGATTTGGCTTGGTCTTGACCTGCCTTACCCTG TGGGATTCTGTGATGGAAGACTTGGTGGAAAGACCTACTTTGAGTGCAAGCCGTGTCATGGAGCATTCTTCAATGTTTCAAGTGTCACGGCGATAATCACTTAA